From the Lathyrus oleraceus cultivar Zhongwan6 chromosome 4, CAAS_Psat_ZW6_1.0, whole genome shotgun sequence genome, one window contains:
- the LOC127074270 gene encoding spermidine hydroxycinnamoyl transferase, which produces MSSSSSMTLKGDYMVRPKEPTWHGCLPLFEWSLTGMISHTPIIYFYHPPPNWLISPTKIATTLKDSLSKILVQFYPLAGRLQNKGNGRFDLECNAMGVQFIEAETSSTLSDLGDFSPSSNNYCHYLFPHIDYTLPMQELPLLIVQLTKFKCGGISISLLISHIVADGQSVTHFISEWAQVARGEPLKRIPYLDRNILRGGEPCSNINDWEFEQLPRLLKNLDNSFEERKEKTTNAIIKVSKNQLEKLRKTANESWNKPSNDRGYSIYETITGHIWRSACKARGHENNQPTAIGVCVDWRSRVKPSLPKESFGNAILDVLATSLAGDLMSKPLGYASSRIREAIEKVNDEYVRSGVEYFKKQYDLTKFQDIHCIQSDDHMPFYRNPNLIVVSWLKLPIYGIDFGWGKEIYMGPGFHEELEGDSLILPSSHDDGSLLIFMCLQEVHMDAFKRHFYEGAEFEFLKGRL; this is translated from the coding sequence ATGTCATCATCTTCATCAATGACATTGAAAGGTGACTACATGGTGAGACCGAAGGAACCAACATGGCATGGTTGTTTACCATTATTTGAATGGAGTCTAACAGGTATGATATCTCACACTCCAATTATTTACTTTTATCACCCTCCACCAAATTGGCTTATCTCCCCCACTAAAATTGCCACCACTTTGAAAGATTCATTAAGCAAAATTCTAGTCCAGTTTTATCCACTTGCTGGTCGTTTACAAAATAAAGGAAATGGTCGTTTTGATCTAGAATGCAATGCAATGGGTGTTCAGTTCATCGAAGCAGAAACCTCATCAACATTATCTGATCTCGGTGATTTTTCACCTTCTTCAAACAATTATTGCCATTACCTTTTCCCGCATATTGATTATACGCTCCCAATGCAAGAGCTTCCTTTGCTTATTGTTCAGCTCACGAAGTTCAAATGTGGTGGCATTAGCATTAGTTTATTAATCTCTCACATAGTTGCCGATGGACAAAGCGTGACGCATTTCATTTCTGAATGGGCTCAAGTTGCACGTGGAGAGCCTTTGAAAAGGATTCCATATCTAGATAGAAACATATTGCGTGGTGGAGAACCATGCAGCAATATTAATGACTGGGAATTTGAACAACTTCCACGTTTGTTGAAAAATTTGGATAATAGTTTTGAAGAAAGGAAGGAAAAAACAACCAATGCTATAATCAAAGTGAGTAAAAACCAACTTGAAAAGTTGAGAAAAACAGCGAATGAGAGCTGGAATAAACCTAGTAATGATCGAGGTTATTCAATATATGAAACAATAACCGGTCATATTTGGAGAAGTGCGTGTAAAGCTAGAGGCCATGAAAATAACCAACCAACTGCGATTGGCGTCTGCGTTGATTGGAGGAGTCGCGTTAAACCTAGTTTACCAAAAGAGTCTTTTGGGAATGCGATATTGGATGTGTTGGCTACTAGTCTCGCAGGTGATTTGATGTCTAAGCCATTAGGGTATGCTTCGAGTAGGATAAGAGAAGCAATAGAGAAGGTGAATGATGAGTATGTGAGGTCGGGGGTTGAGTATTTTAAAAAGCAATATGATTTAACTAAATTTCAAGATATTCATTGTATACAGAGTGACGACCACATGCCTTTTTATCGGAATCCTAATTTAATAGTCGTTAGTTGGTTGAAATTGCCTATTTATGGAATTGATTTTGGATGGGGAAAAGAGATTTATATGGGGCCAGGATTTCATGAAGAACTTGAAGGAGATTCGTTGATTCTTCCTAGTTCTCATGATGATGGATCTTTGTTGATTTTTATGTGTCTGCAAGAGGTCCATATGGATGCATTTAAGAGACATTTTTATGAAGGTGCTGAGTTTGAATTCCTTAAGGGAAGATTGTAA